The genomic stretch TACTGCTTCGTCGATTAAACTTTCTCTTGAAATATGGATGTATTTTTAATTAACTTTGGTTTCTCTCTGCATACGTTTTTGATACTATCTATACACATCTCCTTTAATAACTACTGGAAAACGTAATTTGGAAAGCTCGACAGCTTCACTCCTGCCCGGGCCAGCGGAACTGTGAAATATCCGCATGCAACACAATGAAAAAGCCAAAAGGGCGGACTGTTTATTCTGTCCGCCCGGACTGTCTACTCTTGTTTGGCAAGAATTATTTGGAAGCCCTTGTCGAAGTCTTTGACTTCGAATACACGTCAAAGGAAACTGCGATAAGCAATACCAAACCCTTGATTACTGATTGGATAAATATATTGAACCCGAGAATGGACATACCATTGTTAAGGATTCCCATGATAAGTCCGCCGATAATGGCACCGATTATGGTTCCTTCTCCTCCTTTCATGGAAGCTCCACCGATAAAACAGGCCGCGATTACATCAAGTTCGAAATCTTTTCCGGCAAGGGGAGATGCGGCATTCAGTCTGCCGGCAAAAACTATCCCGGCAATACCCGCCAGAAAGCCCATATTGGCGTATACCCAGAACATTACCTTCTTTATATCGACACCTGATAAGGCGGCGGCCTTTTCATTTCCGCCAACAGCGTATACATGGCGTCCGGCAACGGTTTTTGTTGCAATGAAGGAATATATAATAATCAATGTAACCAGCAAAAAAAGGACATAGGGGAAACCGTTGGCTGCAGCAAGCCAGAGACCGAATACATTGATAATAAGGAAAAGACTGACTACTTTTACGATAAACGCAGTAGAGGATCCCAACATAAAGCCGTGGGCTAGTTTATTCTTTCTGTCCAGCAACATAAAAAGTATCAGTATCAAGGATGCTACTAATACAATCACGATTGTGGTTACATGCAGCACTCCGGAACCGGTTACAAAATTCGGAACCTGGACTCCAGCTGACGCGAAAAAGTCCGGAATAGAACCGGAAGCAACGGTTATATACAGATCGGGCAGAGGAATTGTCTCTCCATTAAGGATCAGGTTGTTCAAGCCTCTGAACAGCAGCATACCCGCGAGGGTAGCGATAAAAGAGGGTATCTTAATATGGGCGATCCAGAACCCATTCCATACACCTGCAAGCAAACCAACAAACAACCCCAAAACAATTGATAACCCTGCAGGCAGCCCCCACATTACGCTGAAAAGCGCTGAACAGGCACTGACAAAAGCTACAATCGAGCCAACCGACAGGTCTATATTGCCTCCGGTTAGGATACACAGCGTCATGCCGATGGCCATAATAAGTATGTAGCTGTTCTGTCCGATCAGCCGATATACATTAATCGGTTTTAACAGAATACCGTTGGTCGCGATCTGAAAGATTATAACAATTGCAATCAATGCCATCAGGATTGCATACTGACGCATATTGCGTCTGAACACCATCTTTAATTGTTCAAAGATGCTGTGATTTGTGGCGATCTCTGCTGCCCCTTCATTCATTTTTAAGTACCTCTCATAGTGTTCTGATATATTTTTCTGCAGGCCTTACCGGCCGCTGGAGCTCTGGATAATGCTTGTCATGATCTTTTCCTGACTCGCTTCCTTTACCGGCATTTCATCTACAATTCTGCCTTCATTCATTACATATATACGATCGGATATTCCGAGTATTTCAGGTAACTCGGAAGAAATGAACATGATAGATTTTCCCTCATCCGCAAGCTGATTAATGATTTTGTAGATTTCATACTTGGCTCCGACATCTATTCCACGAGTAGGTTCATCGAGAATGAGTACTTCGGGATCGGTAAACAGACATTTGGACACGCAGACCTTTTGCTGGTTTCCTCCGGAAAGGCTTTCAGCTTTCTGAAAAATACTTGACGTCTTGATATTCAGTTTATTCTTGTACTCATTCGCTACT from Marispirochaeta sp. encodes the following:
- the mmsB gene encoding multiple monosaccharide ABC transporter permease, translating into MNEGAAEIATNHSIFEQLKMVFRRNMRQYAILMALIAIVIIFQIATNGILLKPINVYRLIGQNSYILIMAIGMTLCILTGGNIDLSVGSIVAFVSACSALFSVMWGLPAGLSIVLGLFVGLLAGVWNGFWIAHIKIPSFIATLAGMLLFRGLNNLILNGETIPLPDLYITVASGSIPDFFASAGVQVPNFVTGSGVLHVTTIVIVLVASLILILFMLLDRKNKLAHGFMLGSSTAFIVKVVSLFLIINVFGLWLAAANGFPYVLFLLVTLIIIYSFIATKTVAGRHVYAVGGNEKAAALSGVDIKKVMFWVYANMGFLAGIAGIVFAGRLNAASPLAGKDFELDVIAACFIGGASMKGGEGTIIGAIIGGLIMGILNNGMSILGFNIFIQSVIKGLVLLIAVSFDVYSKSKTSTRASK